The following proteins come from a genomic window of Diceros bicornis minor isolate mBicDic1 chromosome 4, mDicBic1.mat.cur, whole genome shotgun sequence:
- the NSL1 gene encoding kinetochore-associated protein NSL1 homolog isoform X3: MAGVPESVVPAPPRDVERMAGTDDQALVPAAAREDFRVHCTSKRAVTEVLELCGHIVQKLGEALPEKIREPALRDAQWTFESAVQENVSINGQAWQETSDNCLMDSDIKVLEDQFDEIIVDVATKRKQYPRKILECVIKTIKAKQEILKQYHPVVQPLDLKYDPDPAVF; encoded by the exons ATGGCGGGGGTTCCTGAGTcggtggtccctgcccctccgcGGGACGTGGAGAGAATGGCCGGGACAGACGACCAGGCCTTGGTCCCCGCCGCTGCCCGAGAGGACTTCCGGGTGCACTGCACCTCGAAGCGGGCCGTGACGGAAGTGCTAGAACTGTGCGGCCACATCGTGCAAAAGCTCGGGGAGGCGCTGCCGGAGAAGATCCGAGAGCCCGCCCTGCGAGATGCGCAGTGG ACTTTTGAGTCAGCTGTGCAAGAGAATGTCAGCATTAATGGACAAGCATGGCAGGAAACTTCAGATAATTGTCTCATGG attCTGATATCAAAGTGCTTGAAGATCAGTTTGATGAAATCATAGTAGATGTAGCCACAAAACGTAAGCAGTATCCCAGAAAGATCCTTGAATGTGTCATCAAAaccataaaagcaaaacaagaaatTCTG AAGCAGTACCACCCAGTTGTACAGCCATTGGACCTAAAATATGATCCTGATCCAG